Below is a window of Stigmatopora nigra isolate UIUO_SnigA chromosome 3, RoL_Snig_1.1, whole genome shotgun sequence DNA.
TCATGTTTTAAATATGGTTTGGAGTTTCTGAATTAGCTACTGCAGAGTCAAAGTATTAAAAATAGTGCTTAGTGTGACATATTTCTTGTGCAGGTACTCGAATATATTCAATTTTGTGATTGGCCAATGTGAATAAAGAGCATAGGGggtaaaaacacattaaaatagGGAGGGTTACCTTGCAGGTTTCATAGTCTTTATGTATATAGTGGTGGTGAATGAGCCAGTTTCTCCTCTCTATTATTGGAAGCTCAGGGGCTAGAgggaaaaaacagcaaagtGAATAGTATTCTCCACTGATTACCATTTCTCATTTACATCATGTCTTTGTTGACGTCTGAATGATTTATCATAGGAGTTCCCTCCTTTTGCAGTCATTAGAATGTCTTTGAGCCAAATCCACATGGCCCGCTGCCAGTCACGGCTTGTAAGCATTTCCTCCTCTTAGAAAAGCACCGCTCAGTCTATTTGAGGCCATTTTCAATTCATACAGTCCTAATTTGTCTGATGAATAAATTATCTACCACCCAATTCGACAGTCAGCAGACTAGACGTTAACGCTGCGCAAGAAACGGCAATCAACTCACAAGTCACGATGCCACACTTTCAATCTTGCTAACGTTTCAGCAGGTAAAGATGGTCTGCTCGTTGCCTGGGCAACAATGCCTCTCACTAGTCAGGTACTGGTGACAGAATGCAAGGGGAATTGAGGAAGAATACTCGATAGCTGGCTTGTTAGAAATGGGGCCACAACAGTCCAAATCTTCTTAGCAGTAAAGGGCAAATCTttattttcaaaaggaaacaagtcCAATTTATATTCAAGTCTATTTATAGGGGCTAATAGAAATGTGAAAAGCAGTGTTCAGCTTTAAATCTGTCCCTGACATTTAGGAATCTCATTAATGAACCGCCTCTGTAAGAATGGTGCGAATTACAACAAAGCTCTTCTTAGTTCCTTTGCTGTCAGCACTTCAAGCGGTGCTGCTTTGATTTGCCGTTGAAAACGCGGCCACATCCGAGTTGTTCTCTGAAATCCTCTCCGTGGCTCCATGAGCTTCAAGCGCACGCACTCACTTGGTCAAGATTGGGAATGGTCCTATTTGCAGTGACCTAATCCGCTTGCTTCCTGCTGAGACAGCAATCATATTCTCTCAGCTGTGGCGCCAAAGCTCCTCGGTGTCAACTACACGAGATCTGGTGTGCAACGATGGCATACATATTTCACATGTATTGCTGCAAGTGCtgtaagaataataataacaaagaaAAGTTGCCGGGAAAGAGGGCACAGCATGGAGTCTCCTAAAATAGTCTGGTGTTGAAAAACTTCACCCCACACATGCTGCAGTTTCATTTGCTCCTGTATATTTGATCAGGCTAACGCTTGTGTGCGCCTTAACTCTTCTAATGGGGGGAAGAAGAGCGGACAAAACCCATGCTGAGATCAAAAGACACACTTGAAAAAAGTCAGAGAAAATGTAATGGAAATAAAGTTTGGcctccaaaaaatgtcatttctgcaTTTAATTCCTTCTTGTAATTTTCAGATCAAATGTAATTATGTAGTCAGAATTTGAGTACTACACACACCAATGGTAAAGCCGTTTTGGTAGCTTTTAGCCTTTtggttttaaatattataaatcaACCACAAGTTTACTGTATAATTAATTTATACCAGCAAAGTTGAGTCAGGTTAACTAAAAGTGGGTGTGCTGGAAGGGTAGTGGTTCGCGCGTCAGCCCCACAATTTCTTAgatcgtgggtttgatcccaggtcaggatcctgtggggagtttgcatgttccctcagagcttgcgtgggttttctcctggtactccagtttcctcccacttctcacacacatacatggtaggctgattgaacactctaaattgtctctaGGTGTGTCTGTCTCCTTCTACccaatgattggctggccatcaatttggGGGGTCCggtgcctggtgcccgtagttagctgtgtaaggctccagcaacccctgcaacccttgtgaggagaagcGGTATGGCAAAGTATGCAATACGAGTTGACCTCATTTTCTAAATAATTATACTTGTAACTATGTATACAATTCTCAGTTCCTTATTCAACAGTTCCTTATACCATTTCATTTAAGCTCATTTATAAAATGCTTGAAAACACAGTTTTACGTCAGTCTCAATCTATTTCAGAAACTATAAATCATGGAGTCGTTTGGTggtataattatttttcttccatttcctTACATCCCTTCATTTAAAGGCCAATTTGGAAAAGGGCGAGAGCGACCCCTGCAGGAGACTTGGCGTCACACACGCATCAATGTCAAAAGAGATGTAGATAGTACACTACCTACCGAGTAAGtagatcattcattcatttactgaaccactctatcctcattagggtggcggggggtgctggagcttatcccagctgacttcgggccagaggcgggggaaccctgaatcggtggcgagCCATTAGCAGGGTACATAttgatggacaaccattcacgctcacgctcatacctaggtcaattcaatcaatcaaatgcctttattgtcattatacacagctgtgtatgacaaaattggcgGTGCCTTTTCTCAGTAAAAacataagaaatataaaaacacaaaaagtcagGTCCGAGCAAGGTGTATTCTACAATATTGCATAATCCAAGATATTGCACACTGTTATTGCATGATTTTTATatatgggaggaaatcagagtacccggaggaaacctgtGCAGGCGAGGGGAGATcatacaaactctacacaggtggagggatctggatttgaacccaggacttcaGAGCTGTAAGGCAGGCACACTAAAcactcatccactgggccgCATAAGTGGCAGGAAAACACACATTGAAgatacaaatgtttttacatCAAGAGCGGTTAATTTACCTTTTGGTGCCCGACGTTTTTTAACTTCTGAGACCACTGGAAGCTGAAACACAACACGAGGCAAATATAATTGTCTAGTTTAATTTAACACAAAGTCATTCAAATGTCTTTACATCACAGAAAAAACAAGAAGAGGCCCAAAAACTCAAATACAATTAGAGACATGGGTTACATTAAATCAGTCAATTAACTAGacagttaaaacaaaaacaattacaagagGAAGCAcaaataaaactaataaatgGATGAACGCAAAAGTCATACAATATGGAATTTGAGGGATGGGGCAATTGTGATATTATAGCCCTAGTTTAAAGACGCTAACTTAGTACACTTAGACCCTCAGGTAATTTGTTGCAGAGATAAGAATAATACCTGATCTATGAATACATAACATGCAATTGCAACCTTTGGAATTAAAAATTCACACCGGCTTGTTATATCGAACATTTTTCTAATGctagttgtcttttttttctacttttgcaCCACCTGACCATTTTCCCATTTATTGACAACTACACGACGTTACCACAAACCCCAGATAACTGTGGTCTTTGCAGCATTGCATAAATCGGTGGTTttataaaaatactacattgaacatttatttaactCAGATCTGTgatgatatgtatatatattgtttgtaCAGCTGAGCCAGGGAGATTAAACACGGTGTTACTGCTAGCATTGACATAATCAACTTAGCTTCGACTTCGATCCGCTTAAAGAGTCGTCACTTTTCGAATCGTGATCATAAACCCAAATGTATGCTTTCGCAAATTCTAAATTAGAACAGGCTGCAATTATTTCTGGAATTGAAAAGACTTCGAAAAcggcaaacaaacattttactcACTGGCGTGTGTTGCTCCTCGTCAGCCATCTTGGAGTCGTAAACGCCAATGGCTGTTGCCATGGATACAAATCCGGAAGATGAAAGTAAAATAGAAGGGGCTTTGGAAAGCTACCGCCCCCTACAGTGTCTACCAATCACTATTTTCATAAATAAtggcgatttaaaaaataaaataaaaatccccgTATAAAAAAagggtgtacggcgtacatgacttgaaatggtaaaaaacgtataaaatacgtgtaaaccgtacaagttgacaggtatgatgtaCTATACTTAAGAAATAGTTTAAGTCATTAAGGATAACTCTTTTCAAGACTTCAATTCAATCAACAAGAATTCAATTGGGATTTATTGAATCAACTGTCCCATCAGAAAccctaaaagtaaaaatacatcaaaacacTTTACCCAAGTACGTTGCATTCATTTTATGTACCGCTTATTCTAACAAAGATTGTATAcaacacattttacatttgtaaaaaataaaaattcctgCTCGGCTATGACGTGTCTTATCATAAActgaaaatgttacattttgaaaGTACCTCTTCCTTCATATTTCCAGACATTAACCTTGATAGtaacaacaaaattaaaacttcaacatttatacatttaagcAAGAAAAACAGGAtagaaaatgacaatgacaaGCCATGTCAGTTGATCGGGAATGGAATAGTagaaagaacaaataaaactatTGACCAGAGAGTCTGAGGAGGTACCTAGGTATCTAGAATGTTATAAAATGAATCCAGTACATGCCATCTTTAATACATTTAACTGTGTCTCAAAAATGGACACATGACTGAGCTCCTTATGTCTTTAATCTCGGTCTAATTTTCTCAATAAcagtgaataaatacatttccattGAAAATCCAAACAAGTGTGGAATTCTAAAAGAACCACAATATATAAAATGCAAACACTATCTTAAGGCACAGCTTAATTTCCGATTGTGAACAATTACTTTTGCCCTTCATTTGCACCAGTATAAAAGAAACCCCCTAACTATCTTCCCTTCATCAATCATTAAAAGGATGCACAAAAAATATAGCCAATGGGCAAGAGTAACAATAAAAACTTGCCTATAAACAACATTTAAGAGTCTGTACAAGCTGAGATTTTGAAACTGACGTCGGCCATCTCTTTTTCACGTTTGAATCACATATTAACAGGTTTAACCTGTTTTCCTTTAAATTGTCATTAGCCAGAGAGGACAGTAATACATTTATCAGAGCTTCCTCCACTCCTCAACATTCCACTTACTATCTTATTTCCTCTAAAagtgaagatgaaaaaaaatctaactaatTTACAATGAACAAGATCTCAAGCTCCAACACACTTGAATAAGCTGTCAAACATAGCACACTAACAGCACTTTATCATGGTCAAACTTGACTAAAACTGGTAAAGTGCTTTTTAGTGTTGTTGCAATGAAAGGTTCCCTGCCTCTTCTGCTAATTCAACTTTTCAAATAATTCTCCATACTATGTCTCATTGTGCTGAAGGTGCTCAGCGTACAATAGAGTCCAATTCAAAGCACATGCAAGCCAATTACAGGTTGACTTGCACATTACTATAGACAGTATAAAACCATGCTCCCTTCATATTCCCcttgtttaacaaaaaaaaactagtgtTTCTTCCCTGTTATTACTATTTGTGCAGCAGGGAAATGAGTCGGAAAAGATAACCTGGAAAAAGGGAACAGTTTCACGCTTTAGTTACTGCCAAAGGCTCCCTGAGCAGCTGTAGTCGCAGCAGACTGGAAGCTTCTGTTGCTTATGACGCCACTGGAGAACTCCTGTTGAGCTTTGGTGAAGCTGGCTCCTGTTCGTCTGTACTTTGAGTGGACCTTTAGAGATATGTCATTTCAGTGTTGTGGTTAGTTACTTACTTAGTTAGttagttaaaataataaataaaattaattaatttattacaAACTAGACAAAATAGGGAAGCCAAGTACTTCATGAGATAAAGGTTTTGTATTTTCTAATTACCAGAAAGAGTCCCTTACCCTTTCAAGGTTATTTTGAGTATATGCATAAATCCAGCTACTCATGACATTAAGGTGATCTGCACAATTAAGAATCGTCTGTAAAGATGTCAAAAGTTTTGTTTACCATCTTCAAAAGTAGGACGGCCACAACAGCATTGACGGTGAAAAAGCCGGCCACCACCATCATGACCACTGCCACTCCTAAATTTACACGGATCATGGTGATGGAAGCAATCCAGCCACTGTCAATTATGGAGACAAACGAACACATTACTATGTACAAGCAGTGAGCACTACGGAACCTTAAATCTTAAAATTATCAGCAAAACCTTggccaaaaaataaaagctgtttGGTCGGGTGAGTAATAAATGGATATGTATTCAAGAGTTTctcagagagagaaaagaacCATACACTTACAAAATATAGAACCATTTAAAGAGGAAATCCGCAATCTGTCAAAGACACTCAAAAGAGAAGGATAGATGGCACAATACAACAAAtgcaaataaggaaaaaaatgtgtcagccACACAGAAACCACAACCAAGAAGACTACTCATCCAGTGTATCTCTCACCTGTTGCCCCACTTGGGTATTCCCACAGTCTGGATGATGTACACAGCCACttggaagaagaaaacaaagaaaaagaaaaagaaactgaAGGAGCTGTCTGACCTAGGaagaaaagacagaaagaaTTACAGGTACTCGTTGATAAACACCAAAACAATATCTCTACAATCAAAAAGGCACCATCCTAACACAGTGTACCTGAATGCCTTGTATACAGGTCTGTACCAACAGATGAAGGAGACGGGGGTGAAGAGAAGGAACCAGAGGATAGACAGACCAAAGTCGATTCCGTACTGAGCATCCACTGTGAAGTAAGCCAGGCAGGCCAGCACGTTGAGGAACAACGTAGCACTGTGGACTGCGTATATGGTCCGGATCAATGACGTCATGAATAAGGAAAAGATAGgagtcaattaaaaagaaaaagaaaatcaaggcAGAAATCAAAGACACAATTCATCGTTTTGTTGattatgaaaaatacattaaattactTACACATCCAGAGGTAGTACATTCTTTTGCATATCCGGCGGAATTCCTCTGGGATGTCCATCTCAAAGTCCTGGTAAAAGCATGGCTTCACAGGAAAGAACTTAGGCAGAGGCGGCCAGTTGTTCTCAATGACTGAAGTCAAAAGCCACAATGTGTTACCTCAAATATTTGCTTGATAACTTCACCAATTTCAAAGTTTTGCAGAGATTTACCGCCAGTGTTCTGGGTGTTTCTGTTCTGAAGTTCGTGCTCCTTCCTCTCCAACTCTGCTGCTTTTTTCTCTAGCTCCTCTTGTTGCTTGAGCAGATTAGCCTGACCTGCAATGGCTGCAGCAGATGCCTGCTGGGTGAacagaaagaacaaaaaactaTTGTATTGCAGTTGGAGCCAGAAGTGGCATTACTGCTACCAAGACGACTTAAACTGGTT
It encodes the following:
- the LOC144194152 gene encoding secretory carrier-associated membrane protein 2-like isoform X1: MAGFDSNPFADPVDVNPFQDVSVTRATQGVIEDIREYNPFAITEMRHHNDTTIPISAVASQPAILQTSVEQGSQQASAAAIAGQANLLKQQEELEKKAAELERKEHELQNRNTQNTGVIENNWPPLPKFFPVKPCFYQDFEMDIPEEFRRICKRMYYLWMFHSATLFLNVLACLAYFTVDAQYGIDFGLSILWFLLFTPVSFICWYRPVYKAFRSDSSFSFFFFFFVFFFQVAVYIIQTVGIPKWGNSGWIASITMIRVNLGVAVVMMVVAGFFTVNAVVAVLLLKMVHSKYRRTGASFTKAQQEFSSGVISNRSFQSAATTAAQGAFGSN
- the LOC144194152 gene encoding secretory carrier-associated membrane protein 2-like isoform X2, giving the protein MAGFDSNPFADPVDVNPFQDVSVTRATQGVIEDIREYNPFAITEMRHHNDTTIPISAVASQPAILQTSVEQGSQASAAAIAGQANLLKQQEELEKKAAELERKEHELQNRNTQNTGVIENNWPPLPKFFPVKPCFYQDFEMDIPEEFRRICKRMYYLWMFHSATLFLNVLACLAYFTVDAQYGIDFGLSILWFLLFTPVSFICWYRPVYKAFRSDSSFSFFFFFFVFFFQVAVYIIQTVGIPKWGNSGWIASITMIRVNLGVAVVMMVVAGFFTVNAVVAVLLLKMVHSKYRRTGASFTKAQQEFSSGVISNRSFQSAATTAAQGAFGSN